Proteins encoded by one window of Aphidius gifuensis isolate YNYX2018 linkage group LG2, ASM1490517v1, whole genome shotgun sequence:
- the LOC122849068 gene encoding nuclear protein 1 has product MSDITYGEFDQYEHFNYGYEHKHIFTAHGGKQRSKLESVQHTNQHDPNGHSRKILTKLMNSENNKKFVKSKA; this is encoded by the coding sequence atgtcAGATATTACTTATGGCGAATTTGATCAATATGAGCATTTCAATTATGGTTATGAGCACAAGCACATATTTACTGCACACGGTGGAAAACAACGCAGCAAACTTGAGTCAGTTCAACACACAAATCAACATGATCCAAATGGACATTCAAGAAAAATTCTCACTAAATTAATGAACTCTGAAAATAACAAGAAGTTTGTTAAATCCAAGGCTTAA